In one Staphylococcus lutrae genomic region, the following are encoded:
- the pyk gene encoding pyruvate kinase — MKKTKIVCTIGPASESEVMLEKLMKAGMNVARLNFSHGSHDEHAARIRSIRKIAKKLEKNIGILLDTKGPEIRTHNMKDGVITLEKGTHVTISMHEVEGTPEKFSVTYDQLINDIEVGSFILLDDGLIELKVASIDYDAGEVYCDVLNTGELKNKKGVNLPGVRVNLPGITEKDAEDIRFGIQQDVDFIAASFVRRASDVLEIRKILEEEGNNTISIIPKIENQEGIENIDEILEVSDGLMVARGDMGVEIPPEAVPIVQKDLIRKCNKLGKPVITATQMLDSMQRNPRATRAEASDVANAIYDGTDAVMLSGETAAGAYPEEAVKAMHDIAVAAEQAQDYKKLLSDRTKLVETSLVNAIGVSAAHTALNLKVKAIVAATESGITARTIAKYRPKSDIIAVTPRETTARQCTLVWGVYPVVRQGNYSTDELLNNAVATTIESERVENGDLIIIIAGVPTGESGTTNLMKLHLVGEDLASGQGIGRTSAFGRTVVVKNAEELKGRQLEQAVIVTPSIDEAIIPYLDQAVALVTEEAGLTSSSAIIGLEKGIPTVVGVENVIETIPDDILVTVDAAQGKVYEGYANVL, encoded by the coding sequence ATGAAAAAAACTAAAATCGTTTGTACGATTGGACCAGCATCAGAGTCAGAAGTGATGTTAGAAAAGTTAATGAAAGCAGGGATGAATGTTGCACGATTAAACTTTTCTCATGGCTCTCACGATGAACATGCGGCACGTATACGTTCAATTCGTAAAATAGCGAAAAAGTTAGAAAAGAATATCGGTATCTTACTCGATACGAAAGGGCCTGAAATTCGGACACACAACATGAAAGATGGTGTGATTACGCTAGAAAAAGGGACACACGTCACGATTAGCATGCATGAAGTGGAAGGGACACCAGAAAAATTCTCAGTTACTTATGATCAGTTAATCAATGATATCGAAGTCGGTTCATTTATTCTTTTAGACGATGGTCTCATCGAATTAAAAGTCGCGTCCATCGATTATGATGCCGGTGAAGTCTATTGTGATGTATTAAATACTGGAGAATTAAAAAATAAAAAAGGGGTCAACTTACCGGGCGTACGTGTTAATTTACCTGGTATTACAGAAAAAGATGCGGAAGACATTCGCTTTGGTATTCAACAAGATGTGGACTTCATTGCGGCGAGTTTTGTTCGACGTGCTAGCGATGTGTTAGAAATCCGGAAAATTTTAGAAGAAGAAGGCAATAACACCATCAGCATCATTCCTAAAATCGAAAACCAAGAAGGTATTGAAAACATCGATGAAATCTTGGAAGTTTCTGATGGATTAATGGTTGCAAGGGGAGATATGGGGGTAGAAATCCCACCTGAAGCAGTACCTATCGTACAAAAAGATTTAATCCGTAAATGTAACAAATTAGGTAAACCGGTCATTACGGCAACACAAATGCTAGATTCAATGCAACGTAATCCACGTGCAACACGCGCAGAAGCATCAGATGTGGCAAATGCGATTTATGATGGTACGGATGCAGTTATGCTCTCAGGAGAGACCGCTGCCGGCGCTTATCCTGAAGAAGCAGTTAAAGCGATGCATGATATTGCAGTTGCAGCAGAACAAGCACAAGACTATAAAAAATTATTATCAGATCGGACTAAGCTTGTAGAAACTTCTCTTGTCAATGCGATTGGTGTATCCGCTGCACATACGGCATTGAATTTAAAAGTAAAAGCGATTGTGGCAGCAACAGAAAGTGGTATTACTGCACGTACTATTGCAAAATATCGTCCAAAATCGGATATTATTGCCGTCACGCCACGCGAAACGACTGCACGTCAATGTACACTCGTATGGGGGGTGTATCCTGTCGTTCGTCAAGGTAATTATTCTACTGATGAATTACTTAACAACGCAGTCGCTACAACGATTGAGAGTGAACGTGTTGAAAATGGTGATTTAATCATTATCATTGCAGGTGTGCCGACTGGAGAATCTGGTACGACAAACCTTATGAAGTTACATCTTGTGGGCGAGGATTTAGCAAGTGGTCAAGGTATTGGTCGCACTTCTGCATTTGGTCGTACAGTTGTTGTGAAAAATGCGGAAGAATTAAAAGGTCGCCAGCTTGAACAAGCAGTGATTGTGACACCTTCAATAGACGAAGCGATTATTCCTTATTTAGATCAAGCGGTCGCATTGGTGACTGAAGAAGCAGGTCTCACTTCTTCAAGTGCCATTATTGGTTTAGAAAAAGGAATACCTACTGTTGTCGGTGTCGAAAATGTCATTGAAACAATTCCAGATGACATCCTTGTTACTGTTGATGCAGCACAAGGTAAAGTCTATGAAGGATACGCCAACGTTTTATAA
- the icd gene encoding NADP-dependent isocitrate dehydrogenase — protein sequence MSEKIVKTESGLQVPNQPIVPFIIGDGIGPDIWKAASRVIDAAVEKAYNGDKKIAWKEVLAGQKAYDQTGEWLPQETLDTIKEYLIAIKGPLTTPIGGGIRSLNVALRQELDLFNCLRPVRWFKGVPSPVKHPEETDMVIFRENTEDIYAGIEFKEGSEEVKKVIDFLQNEMGAKNIRFPETSGIGIKPVSKEGTERLVRAAIQYALDNNRKSVTLVHKGNIMKFTEGAFKQWGYDLAENEFGDQVFTWQQYDRLVEEKGKEAADAIQEQAEKDGKIIIKDSIADIFLQQILTRPAEHDVVATMNLNGDYISDALAAQVGGIGIAPGANINSETGHAIFEATHGTAPKYANLDKVNPCSVLLSGVLLLEHIGWQEAADLITHSVEKTIESKVVTYDFARLMEGATEVKTSEFADALIKNL from the coding sequence ATGAGTGAAAAGATCGTAAAAACGGAGAGTGGCTTACAAGTCCCGAATCAACCTATAGTTCCATTTATTATTGGTGATGGTATCGGGCCAGATATTTGGAAAGCAGCAAGTCGTGTGATTGATGCGGCAGTTGAAAAAGCCTATAACGGTGACAAAAAAATTGCTTGGAAAGAAGTATTAGCAGGACAAAAAGCCTACGATCAAACAGGCGAATGGTTGCCTCAAGAAACTTTGGATACGATTAAAGAATATTTAATTGCAATCAAAGGTCCATTAACAACGCCAATTGGTGGCGGTATTCGCTCATTGAATGTGGCCTTACGTCAAGAATTAGACCTATTCAATTGTTTAAGACCTGTACGTTGGTTCAAAGGTGTGCCATCTCCGGTTAAGCATCCTGAAGAGACTGATATGGTCATTTTCCGTGAAAATACTGAAGATATTTATGCAGGAATTGAATTTAAAGAAGGCAGTGAAGAAGTTAAAAAAGTAATTGACTTCTTACAAAATGAAATGGGTGCGAAAAATATCCGCTTCCCTGAAACGTCTGGAATCGGTATTAAACCGGTATCGAAAGAAGGAACAGAGCGTCTTGTGCGTGCAGCGATTCAATATGCATTGGATAATAACCGTAAATCTGTAACGTTAGTACACAAAGGAAATATTATGAAATTTACAGAAGGTGCATTCAAACAATGGGGCTATGATTTAGCTGAAAATGAATTCGGTGATCAAGTATTCACATGGCAACAGTACGATCGTCTCGTAGAGGAAAAAGGTAAAGAAGCTGCTGATGCGATTCAAGAACAAGCTGAAAAAGACGGTAAAATTATTATTAAAGATTCTATCGCTGATATTTTCTTACAACAAATTTTAACACGTCCGGCTGAGCACGATGTCGTTGCGACAATGAACCTTAATGGTGACTATATTTCAGATGCATTGGCTGCTCAGGTAGGCGGTATCGGTATTGCACCAGGTGCAAACATTAACTCTGAAACAGGGCATGCTATTTTTGAAGCAACGCATGGTACAGCACCTAAATATGCAAACTTAGATAAAGTAAATCCATGTTCGGTATTATTATCTGGTGTGTTACTGTTAGAACATATCGGTTGGCAAGAAGCCGCAGATTTGATTACACATTCTGTTGAAAAAACAATCGAATCAAAAGTGGTGACATACGATTTTGCACGTTTGATGGAAGGTGCAACAGAAGTGAAAACGTCAGAGTTTGCGGATGCACTGATTAAAAATCTATAA
- a CDS encoding citrate synthase encodes MAELVRGLEGIIAAETKISSIIDSQLTYAGYDIDDLTENAEFEEIIFLLWNYRLPTEQELSELKEKLFKYMTLNPKMYSHFEAYTTDQVHPMTALRTSVSFLAHFDENAEDNGEAALQERAIRIQAKIASLVTSFARVRAGKEPVKPDPSLSYAANFLYMLRGEKPSDVEVEGFNKALILHADHELNASAFTARCAVSSLSDMYSGVTAAVASLKGPLHGGANERVMRMLTEIGSVENVDAYLKKAFENKDKVMGFGHRVYKNGDPRAKYLKEMSQKITNETGQSELFDVSVKIAEVMKNEKGLLPNVDFYSATVYHSMGIEHDLFTPIFAVSRTAGWTAHILEQLRDNRIMRPRATYIGDVNRKYVPIAQR; translated from the coding sequence ATGGCAGAATTAGTGAGAGGCCTAGAAGGCATCATTGCAGCTGAAACGAAAATCAGTTCAATTATAGATAGCCAATTAACTTATGCAGGTTATGATATTGATGATTTAACTGAAAATGCAGAATTTGAAGAAATCATCTTTTTATTGTGGAATTACCGTTTACCAACAGAGCAAGAATTATCTGAATTAAAAGAAAAACTTTTTAAATATATGACTTTAAATCCAAAAATGTACAGTCATTTTGAGGCGTATACGACTGATCAAGTACACCCTATGACAGCCTTGCGAACATCAGTCTCTTTCCTCGCACATTTTGATGAAAATGCTGAAGATAATGGTGAAGCGGCATTACAAGAACGTGCGATTCGCATTCAAGCCAAAATCGCTTCACTTGTAACGTCTTTTGCAAGAGTGAGAGCAGGAAAAGAACCTGTTAAACCAGATCCTTCGCTTAGTTATGCGGCGAACTTCTTGTATATGCTGAGAGGTGAAAAACCATCAGATGTAGAAGTTGAAGGTTTTAATAAAGCCCTTATTCTTCATGCTGATCATGAATTGAATGCTTCAGCGTTTACTGCGCGATGCGCGGTTTCATCGTTATCAGACATGTATTCGGGTGTCACTGCAGCGGTCGCTTCACTAAAAGGGCCTTTACATGGTGGTGCAAATGAACGTGTGATGCGCATGTTGACTGAAATTGGTTCAGTTGAAAATGTTGATGCATATTTGAAAAAAGCATTTGAAAATAAAGATAAAGTGATGGGCTTTGGTCATCGCGTATATAAAAATGGTGATCCACGAGCTAAATATTTAAAAGAAATGAGTCAAAAAATAACGAATGAAACAGGACAAAGTGAACTGTTTGACGTCTCTGTTAAAATTGCTGAAGTCATGAAAAATGAGAAAGGTCTACTGCCAAATGTTGATTTTTACAGCGCGACAGTGTATCACAGCATGGGTATTGAACATGATCTGTTTACACCTATTTTCGCTGTAAGTCGGACAGCAGGTTGGACTGCGCATATTTTAGAGCAATTGAGAGACAACAGAATTATGCGTCCGCGTGCCACATACATTGGTGATGTGAATCGTAAATATGTTCCTATTGCGCAACGTTAA
- the pfkA gene encoding 6-phosphofructokinase, with protein sequence MKKIAVLTSGGDSPGMNAAIRAVVRKAIYHNIEVYGVYQGYLGLINDDIHKLELGSVGDTIQRGGTFLYSARCPEFKEKEVREKGIKNLRKRGIEGLVVIGGDGSYRGAQRISEECKEIQTIGIPGTIDNDINGTDFTIGFDTALNTIIESVDKIRDTASSHARTFIIEVMGRDCGDLALWSGLAVGAETIILPETETDIKDIAEKIQHGIDRGKKHSIIIVAEGCMTGDMCASELTKYINVDARVSVLGHIQRGGSPTGMDRVLASRLGGYAVELLLEGETAKGVGIQNNQLTATRFDDIFSASERPINQRMLSLTKELSI encoded by the coding sequence ATGAAAAAAATTGCAGTTTTAACAAGTGGCGGAGATTCTCCAGGGATGAATGCGGCAATTCGAGCGGTTGTGCGAAAAGCGATTTATCACAATATTGAGGTTTATGGTGTTTATCAAGGATATTTAGGGCTCATTAACGATGATATTCACAAATTAGAGTTGGGTTCTGTTGGTGACACGATTCAACGTGGCGGAACATTTTTATACTCAGCGCGTTGCCCAGAGTTTAAAGAAAAAGAAGTGCGTGAAAAAGGCATTAAAAACCTTAGAAAACGGGGCATTGAAGGTCTCGTTGTTATCGGTGGTGACGGAAGTTATCGTGGTGCACAACGTATTAGTGAAGAGTGTAAAGAGATTCAAACGATTGGAATCCCTGGTACAATAGATAATGATATTAATGGGACAGATTTTACGATTGGTTTCGATACAGCATTAAATACGATTATAGAATCCGTTGACAAAATTCGTGATACGGCTTCTAGTCATGCACGTACTTTTATTATTGAGGTAATGGGACGTGATTGTGGTGATTTAGCACTATGGTCAGGGTTGGCAGTGGGTGCTGAAACAATTATTTTGCCTGAGACAGAAACGGACATCAAAGATATTGCTGAAAAAATCCAACACGGTATTGACCGAGGTAAAAAACATTCTATTATTATCGTTGCTGAAGGTTGTATGACAGGAGATATGTGTGCATCAGAATTGACGAAATATATTAACGTTGACGCTCGAGTATCTGTACTCGGACACATTCAGCGTGGTGGTAGCCCAACTGGAATGGATCGTGTATTGGCATCACGTTTAGGGGGCTACGCTGTGGAGTTATTGCTTGAAGGTGAAACAGCAAAAGGTGTTGGCATTCAAAACAATCAATTAACTGCGACGCGTTTTGATGACATTTTCAGCGCATCGGAACGTCCGATTAATCAACGTATGTTGAGTTTAACGAAAGAATTATCCATATAA
- the polA gene encoding DNA polymerase I: MDKLILIDGNSLSFRAFYALPLLKNKAGIHTNAIYGFARLLEKILKEEQPTHFLVAFDAGKTTFRHATYQDYKGGRQKTPPELSEQFPYIRQLLEAYQIQWYELENYEADDIIGTLSQEANRLGMETVIITGDRDLTQLATDKVTIYYTKKGVTEVDHYTPAFIAEKYNGLTPSQIIDLKGLMGDSSDNIPGVAGVGEKTALKLLNSFGTVEGVYDHLEQVSGQKLKEKLENSRDDALMSKTLATINCESPIEISLNDIRLPDQVDETDKIELFKILEFRQLLEGIEVDTEKQTSKTYTVGHDMTQIDFKQLKEAAIHVEIAGPHYLKDELLKFGLFDGQQFWIIPFNQIHEFPSLLEWLADEETLKYVHDAKKTYIAMKRADIVINNVAFDTMLASYIIDPSRTIDDVHSVMSHFDNTHVQADVSVYGKGKSYHIPEDEQLNQHVASILESINVVQPQMMEILNAHEQTQLLSDIELPLALILSEMEYTGIHTDIETLKDMEGTLQTQIDQLIAEIHEQAGETFNINSPKQLGVILFEKLKLPVIKKTKTGYSTAVDVLEKLQGEHPIIDNILTYRTLSKLQSTYVEGLQKVIWDDQRIHTRFNQTLAQTGRLSSLDPNLQNIPIRLEEGRKIRKAFKSTHDDYVILAADYSQIELRVLAHITGDPTLQQAFIENEDVHTTTAMKVFNVDAENVTSLMRRQAKAVNFGIVYGISDYGLSQNLGITRKEAQQFIDDYLNHFPGVKDYMVRIVQDAKQNGYVETLLKRRRYIPDITSRNFNKRGFAERTAMNSPIQGSAADIIKLAMVNFHQEVQQTSFHAKLLLQVHDELIFEVPKNEVEAFSKFVEDIMANAVKLDVPLSVESDYGQTWYDAK; the protein is encoded by the coding sequence GTGGATAAACTTATATTAATTGATGGTAATAGTTTAAGTTTCCGAGCTTTTTATGCTTTACCACTATTGAAAAATAAAGCTGGAATTCATACAAATGCAATTTATGGTTTTGCGCGTTTGTTAGAAAAGATATTAAAGGAAGAACAACCAACACATTTTTTGGTCGCTTTTGATGCAGGAAAAACAACGTTTCGCCATGCGACCTACCAAGACTATAAAGGGGGACGTCAAAAAACACCACCAGAATTAAGTGAACAATTTCCATACATTCGTCAGCTCTTAGAGGCCTATCAAATTCAATGGTATGAATTGGAAAATTATGAAGCGGACGATATTATTGGTACGTTAAGTCAAGAAGCAAATCGCTTAGGTATGGAGACTGTGATTATTACAGGAGATCGAGATTTGACGCAATTGGCGACGGATAAAGTGACAATCTATTATACGAAAAAAGGTGTTACAGAGGTGGATCACTATACACCGGCATTTATTGCTGAAAAGTATAATGGATTGACACCTTCACAAATTATTGACTTAAAAGGTTTGATGGGAGATAGTTCTGATAATATTCCGGGTGTTGCAGGCGTTGGCGAAAAAACAGCATTAAAACTGCTCAATTCATTTGGAACAGTTGAAGGTGTTTATGACCATTTGGAACAAGTTTCCGGTCAAAAATTAAAAGAAAAACTTGAAAACAGTCGTGATGACGCACTGATGAGTAAGACGTTAGCAACAATCAACTGCGAGAGTCCAATTGAGATTTCATTAAACGACATTCGATTGCCTGATCAAGTGGATGAGACTGATAAAATAGAATTATTTAAGATTTTAGAATTTCGTCAATTACTCGAAGGTATCGAAGTGGATACTGAAAAGCAGACATCAAAAACGTACACCGTGGGTCACGATATGACTCAAATAGATTTTAAGCAGCTTAAAGAAGCGGCCATCCATGTTGAAATTGCTGGTCCACACTATTTAAAAGATGAATTACTTAAGTTTGGTTTATTTGATGGACAACAATTTTGGATTATTCCTTTCAATCAAATTCATGAATTTCCAAGTTTACTCGAGTGGCTTGCTGATGAAGAGACGCTTAAATATGTCCATGACGCTAAAAAGACGTATATTGCTATGAAACGTGCAGATATCGTGATTAACAATGTTGCATTTGATACGATGCTTGCGAGTTATATTATTGATCCTTCACGAACGATTGACGATGTCCACTCAGTGATGAGTCATTTCGATAATACGCATGTTCAAGCTGACGTATCAGTTTATGGTAAAGGGAAATCCTACCATATTCCTGAAGATGAACAGCTGAATCAACATGTTGCTTCTATTTTAGAGAGCATCAATGTTGTACAGCCTCAAATGATGGAAATTTTAAATGCTCATGAACAAACACAGCTATTGTCAGACATTGAGTTACCGCTCGCATTGATTTTAAGTGAAATGGAATATACCGGCATTCACACGGATATTGAGACACTTAAGGACATGGAAGGGACACTACAAACGCAAATTGATCAATTAATAGCGGAAATTCATGAGCAAGCGGGAGAAACGTTTAATATTAATTCACCGAAGCAACTCGGTGTCATTTTATTTGAGAAGTTAAAACTTCCTGTCATTAAAAAGACGAAAACGGGATATTCTACTGCTGTAGACGTGCTCGAGAAATTACAAGGTGAACATCCGATAATTGACAATATTTTAACGTATCGTACGTTATCAAAATTACAATCGACATACGTGGAAGGTTTGCAAAAGGTGATATGGGATGATCAACGTATTCATACGCGTTTCAATCAAACTTTAGCTCAAACGGGACGTCTCTCATCTCTAGATCCGAATCTTCAAAATATACCTATTCGTTTAGAAGAAGGACGCAAAATACGTAAAGCTTTTAAATCAACTCATGATGATTATGTGATTTTAGCAGCGGATTATTCACAAATCGAGTTACGTGTTTTGGCGCATATTACTGGCGATCCGACATTACAACAAGCATTCATTGAAAATGAGGATGTTCATACGACGACAGCAATGAAAGTATTTAATGTCGATGCGGAAAATGTCACGTCTTTAATGAGAAGGCAAGCGAAAGCAGTTAACTTTGGCATTGTTTACGGCATTAGTGACTATGGTTTAAGCCAAAATTTAGGTATTACACGTAAAGAAGCGCAACAATTTATTGATGACTATTTGAATCATTTCCCTGGGGTGAAAGATTATATGGTCCGCATTGTTCAAGATGCGAAACAAAACGGTTATGTTGAAACATTACTGAAGCGTCGTCGTTACATTCCTGACATTACAAGTCGAAATTTCAATAAACGTGGGTTTGCTGAACGAACAGCGATGAATTCACCTATACAAGGAAGTGCGGCAGATATCATCAAACTGGCGATGGTAAATTTTCATCAAGAAGTACAACAAACGTCGTTTCATGCCAAGTTATTATTACAAGTTCATGATGAATTAATCTTTGAAGTACCGAAAAATGAAGTCGAGGCATTTAGCAAATTTGTTGAAGATATTATGGCAAATGCTGTAAAATTAGACGTTCCATTAAGTGTCGAATCAGACTATGGTCAAACATGGTATGATGCAAAATAG
- a CDS encoding response regulator transcription factor has translation MAQRVLVVDDEQSIVTLLKYNLEQSGYVVEVAQDGEEALQKEKETKPDLIVLDVMLPKKDGIEVCKTIRSDKNQVPILMLTAKDDEFDRVLGLELGADDYMTKPFSPREVVARVKAILRRASLVDSSRHEEEDEDIVIGHIRIRPDFFEVYKNDTLLELTPKEFELLLYLVERQGRVITREHMLNSVWNYEFAGDSRIVDVHISHLREKLEENPKQPQLIKTVRGLGYKLERPK, from the coding sequence ATGGCTCAAAGAGTGCTAGTCGTTGATGACGAACAATCCATCGTGACATTATTAAAATACAACCTTGAACAATCCGGATATGTTGTTGAGGTGGCTCAAGATGGGGAGGAAGCGTTACAAAAAGAGAAAGAGACGAAACCGGACTTGATTGTTTTAGATGTGATGTTGCCTAAAAAAGATGGTATTGAAGTATGCAAAACGATTCGCTCAGATAAAAACCAAGTGCCAATTCTCATGTTGACAGCCAAAGATGATGAATTTGATCGTGTACTTGGACTAGAGCTAGGGGCAGATGATTATATGACAAAACCGTTTTCGCCGAGAGAGGTTGTTGCGCGTGTGAAAGCGATTTTAAGACGTGCTTCTTTAGTCGATTCTTCTCGACATGAAGAAGAGGACGAGGATATTGTGATTGGTCATATTCGTATTCGCCCCGATTTTTTTGAAGTCTATAAAAATGATACGTTGTTGGAATTGACACCTAAAGAATTTGAACTCCTTTTATATTTGGTGGAGAGACAAGGTCGTGTAATTACGCGTGAACATATGTTGAACTCTGTTTGGAATTATGAGTTCGCAGGCGATTCACGTATCGTTGATGTACACATTAGTCATTTGCGTGAAAAGTTGGAGGAAAATCCGAAGCAACCGCAATTGATTAAAACAGTGCGGGGCTTAGGTTACAAATTGGAGAGGCCTAAATAG
- the pnpS gene encoding two-component system histidine kinase PnpS, translating into MIKFYHKLLIILTTITVVSFLLLGFIVHNSIYTKTEAYEKKLLLKDAEQILSLHQDGADARIQKLAEIYNVNITLIDHQHKAEYKGDRSLPVVGEQDHIFRQLENTQPVYELDGKKRRYQFGYQQGQTILMIAGHYEMVYELQLQFWKYLILVGMIILALIFFTVRYINRTYIQPINEVSYAASLLTEGNFRVRVPESSVKEMRELYVTINVLARRLEQLNSEQKMQRNRLVTTLENIPSAILMIDKNGKIVIANQTYYEIFNQSTNVENQDYEQYLHPTIKRLVVEGFRTEKSVYHQIEIHVNHIHQKFFDTSCVPILSRSKKYLQGMVIVLHDITKLKKLENLRSEFVANVSHELKTPITSMKGFTETLIDGAKNDEASLDMFLNIILKESNRIQSLVEDLLDLSKIEQNSTLEKHSIHLSEVAQSALSVIQPLASEKSIQLINQIKPHVMTMADEDKILQVIVNLLSNAVNYSPKNRTVTLAVYQEQHQSIIEVIDQGIGIEEEEKYRIFERFYRVDKARSRDSGGTGLGLSITKHIVEAYQGRIEVESELNKGSKFKVILPE; encoded by the coding sequence ATGATTAAATTTTATCATAAACTTTTAATCATACTTACAACAATTACTGTTGTAAGTTTTCTCTTATTAGGATTTATTGTACATAATAGTATATATACTAAAACCGAAGCATACGAAAAGAAATTGCTGTTAAAAGATGCTGAACAAATTTTATCATTACATCAAGATGGGGCCGATGCACGCATTCAGAAATTAGCTGAAATTTACAATGTAAACATTACGTTGATTGATCATCAACACAAGGCAGAATATAAAGGGGATCGTAGCCTGCCCGTTGTAGGGGAGCAAGATCATATTTTTCGGCAACTCGAAAATACGCAACCTGTTTATGAATTAGATGGTAAAAAGCGACGCTATCAATTTGGATACCAACAAGGTCAGACGATTTTGATGATTGCGGGACACTATGAGATGGTATATGAACTCCAATTACAGTTTTGGAAGTATCTTATATTAGTGGGTATGATTATATTAGCATTAATCTTTTTTACTGTACGGTATATCAATCGAACTTATATCCAACCGATTAATGAAGTATCCTATGCAGCCTCATTATTAACAGAAGGTAATTTTCGTGTCCGTGTCCCTGAAAGTAGCGTTAAAGAAATGCGTGAATTGTATGTCACAATTAATGTGCTTGCACGACGTTTAGAGCAATTGAACAGTGAACAAAAAATGCAACGAAATCGACTTGTGACGACGTTAGAAAATATACCGAGTGCAATTTTAATGATAGATAAAAACGGTAAAATCGTGATTGCGAACCAAACCTATTATGAAATTTTTAATCAATCGACGAATGTAGAAAATCAAGATTACGAGCAATATTTACATCCTACGATTAAGCGACTTGTCGTGGAAGGCTTTCGGACTGAAAAATCGGTTTATCATCAAATAGAGATACACGTCAACCATATACACCAGAAGTTTTTTGATACGTCCTGTGTTCCGATATTGTCTCGGTCTAAAAAGTACTTACAAGGCATGGTCATCGTGTTACATGACATTACAAAATTGAAAAAATTGGAAAACTTGCGGAGTGAATTTGTCGCCAACGTTTCCCATGAGCTTAAGACACCGATTACATCAATGAAAGGCTTTACAGAGACATTGATTGATGGTGCGAAAAATGATGAAGCGTCATTAGATATGTTTTTAAATATTATTTTGAAAGAATCGAATCGGATTCAGTCCTTAGTAGAAGATTTGTTAGATTTATCTAAAATAGAACAAAACTCAACATTGGAAAAGCATTCTATTCATTTATCAGAAGTGGCGCAATCCGCTCTTTCAGTCATTCAACCTTTAGCCAGTGAAAAATCTATTCAACTGATTAATCAAATTAAACCGCACGTCATGACAATGGCGGATGAAGATAAAATTTTACAAGTGATAGTCAATCTATTATCAAACGCGGTCAATTATTCACCTAAAAATCGAACGGTCACTTTAGCCGTATATCAAGAACAACATCAATCCATAATTGAAGTGATTGATCAAGGGATTGGTATTGAAGAAGAGGAGAAGTATCGTATTTTTGAACGATTTTACCGCGTCGATAAAGCGAGAAGTCGTGACTCTGGTGGTACAGGTTTAGGTTTGTCTATAACAAAACATATTGTTGAAGCGTATCAAGGACGGATTGAAGTTGAATCCGAACTGAATAAAGGTTCAAAATTTAAAGTGATTTTGCCAGAATAA